From Lampris incognitus isolate fLamInc1 chromosome 13, fLamInc1.hap2, whole genome shotgun sequence, one genomic window encodes:
- the tsnax gene encoding translin-associated protein X isoform X1, whose translation MSGREGDGCPTPAKHDRAQDSDTSADLSPVIAAFRVFQQELDTKHDKHERLFKISRDVTIESKRTIFLLHRVTSVPDVEDILKESDVKLDGVRQKIGLIAEELRGEDIFQFHRAFTPGIQEYVEAVSFQHYIRHRTLISLEEINARLVFMKTEKADTKGSAEGPPLAAQVLTFQVTPSDYLLGVADLTGELMRMCISSVGNGDIDTPFQLSQFLRQIHDGFSYIGNTGPYEVSKKLHTLRQSLGKVEDACYTLRVRGSEIPKHMLADVFASRAALIDPDEGVA comes from the exons ATGAGCGGGAGAGAAG GTGACGGATGTCCGACGCCTGCAAAACATGACCGCGCGCAGGACAGCGACACGAGCGCCGACCTGTCACCGGTCATCGCAGCTTTCAGGG TCTTCCAGCAGGAGCTTGACACCAAGCACGACAAGCACGAGCGCCTCTTCAAGATCAGCCGCGACGTCACCATCGAAAGCAAAAGGACCATTTTCCTTTTGCACAGAGTGACCAG TGTGCCTGACGTAGAGGATATTCTGAAGGAATCGGATGTAAAACTGGATGGCGTGCGGCAGAAGATTGGCCTCATTGCAGAAGAGCTGAGAGGAGAGGACATATTTCAGTTTCACAGAGCTTTCACCCCAG GGATCCAGGAGTATGTGGAGGCGGTCTCGTTCCAGCATTACATACGTCACCGGACCCTCATCAGCCTGGAAGAGATCAACGCCAGACTGGTGTTCATGAAAACGGAAAAGGCGGACACTAAG GGCTCGGCGGAGGGCCCGCCGCTAGCGGCGCAGGTTCTGACCTTCCAGGTGACGCCCTCCGACTACCTGCTCGGCGTGGCCGACCTGACGGGAGAGCTGATGCGGATGTGCATCAGCAGCGTGGGCAACGGCGACATCGACACGCCCTTCCAGCTCAGCCAGTTCCTCCGGCAGATCCACGACGGCTTCTCCTACATCGGCAACACGGGGCCTTACGAGGTGTCCAAGAAGCTGCACACGCTGCGCCAGAGCCTGGGCAAGGTGGAGGACGCCTGCTACACCCTCCGCGTCCGCGGCTCAGAAATCCCCAAGCACATGTTGGCCGACGTGTTCGCCAGCAGGGCGGCTCTCATCGACCCCGACGAAGGGGTGGCTTAA
- the tsnax gene encoding translin-associated protein X isoform X2, with amino-acid sequence MSGREVFQQELDTKHDKHERLFKISRDVTIESKRTIFLLHRVTSVPDVEDILKESDVKLDGVRQKIGLIAEELRGEDIFQFHRAFTPGIQEYVEAVSFQHYIRHRTLISLEEINARLVFMKTEKADTKGSAEGPPLAAQVLTFQVTPSDYLLGVADLTGELMRMCISSVGNGDIDTPFQLSQFLRQIHDGFSYIGNTGPYEVSKKLHTLRQSLGKVEDACYTLRVRGSEIPKHMLADVFASRAALIDPDEGVA; translated from the exons ATGAGCGGGAGAGAAG TCTTCCAGCAGGAGCTTGACACCAAGCACGACAAGCACGAGCGCCTCTTCAAGATCAGCCGCGACGTCACCATCGAAAGCAAAAGGACCATTTTCCTTTTGCACAGAGTGACCAG TGTGCCTGACGTAGAGGATATTCTGAAGGAATCGGATGTAAAACTGGATGGCGTGCGGCAGAAGATTGGCCTCATTGCAGAAGAGCTGAGAGGAGAGGACATATTTCAGTTTCACAGAGCTTTCACCCCAG GGATCCAGGAGTATGTGGAGGCGGTCTCGTTCCAGCATTACATACGTCACCGGACCCTCATCAGCCTGGAAGAGATCAACGCCAGACTGGTGTTCATGAAAACGGAAAAGGCGGACACTAAG GGCTCGGCGGAGGGCCCGCCGCTAGCGGCGCAGGTTCTGACCTTCCAGGTGACGCCCTCCGACTACCTGCTCGGCGTGGCCGACCTGACGGGAGAGCTGATGCGGATGTGCATCAGCAGCGTGGGCAACGGCGACATCGACACGCCCTTCCAGCTCAGCCAGTTCCTCCGGCAGATCCACGACGGCTTCTCCTACATCGGCAACACGGGGCCTTACGAGGTGTCCAAGAAGCTGCACACGCTGCGCCAGAGCCTGGGCAAGGTGGAGGACGCCTGCTACACCCTCCGCGTCCGCGGCTCAGAAATCCCCAAGCACATGTTGGCCGACGTGTTCGCCAGCAGGGCGGCTCTCATCGACCCCGACGAAGGGGTGGCTTAA